In the genome of Salmo trutta chromosome 18, fSalTru1.1, whole genome shotgun sequence, one region contains:
- the LOC115153576 gene encoding eukaryotic elongation factor 2 kinase isoform X2, which yields MIANETEKETPQQRSVEFGALSDNARAAWNRALEKAKAMPDLWAEFHLEEVKTEPCIRYRYKAITAEWSQDTVHIKMSGQPFGRGAMRECFRTKKLSNFSHSSNWKSACNYVTKRYMEPVDRDVYFEDVRLQMEAKLWGEEYNRHRPPKQVDIMQMCVIEMMQRPGKPLYHLEHYIEGKYTKYNSNSGFVKDDNIRLTPQAFSHFSFERSAHQLIVVDIQGVGDLYTDPQIHTEKGKDFGNGNLGVRGMALFFHSHLCNKICKSMGLTDFDLSTAEKSQLDCTNRLLRSAQTVLRGSEEQCGSARVRTLSVGRAPPLLSRLSETSTGDNTISDSIPCSPLAFPGSPLGQHFSMGSMDKSPLGWSFVNEMDEPEKHNNRSHSPEHKDSENGGDSGCPSERRSEGDSNDHADRGHYSSLHQHSVLLTDEKWSVYHSSRSHVHRPSCVAVEMERLDSMTLERKIGKSILGKVHMAMVNYHEGGRFCEKEEQWDQDSAMYHLETAAMCGELEAIVALGQCYLQLPHHILSEMELGDNSGSRMKGFKFLLQAAEAGDRPCMILVARAFDTGINLSPERSQDWKEAVSWYDCALNMTDYDEGGEFDGMQDKPPYLLLAREAEMYQEGGHGLDRDPQRAGDLFTQAADAAMEAMKGRLANQYYMKAEEAWGMMEEEE from the exons GTACAAGGCTATCACGGCAGAGTGGTCTCAAGACACAGTGCACATCAAGATGTCTGGCCAG CCTTTTGGACGTGGTGCCATGAGGGAATGCTTCAGAAC GAAGAAGCTGTCTAACTTCTCCCACAGTAGTAACTGGAAGAGTGCGTGTAACTATGTGACGAAGCGCTACATGGAGCCTGTGGACAGGGATGTGTACTTTGAGGATGTCAGGCTGCAGATGGAGGCCAAACTCTGGGGAGAAGAGTACAACCGCCACAGGCCACCCAAACAG gtgGACATCATGCAGATGTGTGTGATTGAGATGATGCAGCGTCCAGGTAAACCTCTGTACCACCTGGAACACTACATCGAGGGGAAGTACACCAAATACAACTCTAACTCCGGCTTCGTCAAGGACGACAACATCAGGCTCACTCCACAG GCATTTAGTCACTTCTCGTTTGAGCGTTCGGCCCACCAGCTGATCGTGGTGGACATCCAGGGGGTGGGGGACCTCTACACGGACCCCCAGATCCACACAGAGAAGGGCAAAGACTTCGGAAACGGAAACCTGG GTGTGCGGGGCATGGCGCTGTTCTTCCACTCCCACCTGTGTAATAAGATCTGTAAGAGTATGGGCCTCACAGACTTTGACCTCTCCACTGCAGAGAAAAGCCAGCTGGACTGCACCAACAGACTGCTG AGGTCGGCCCAGACGGTACTGAGGGGGAGTGAGGAACAGTGTGGTTCAGCTCGTGTTCGTACCCTCTCAGTGGGCCGTGCGCCCCCACTTCTCTCCCGTCTGTCAGAGACCTCGACTGGGGACAACACTATAAGTGACTCCATCCCCTGCTCGCCCCTCGCCTTCCCTGGCTCCCCCCTAGGACAGCACTTCTCTATGGGCTCCATGGACAAGTCTCCTCTGG GTTGGTCTTTCGTAAATGAGATGGATGAACCGGAGAAACACAACAACCGCAGCCACAGCCCAGAACACAAG GACTCAGagaatggaggagacagtggatgTCCAAGTGAGAGGAGGAGTGAAGGGGACTCCAACGACCATGCAGACAGGGGACATTACTCTTCTCTACACCAACACTCAGTCTTG ctgaCAGATGAGAAATGGAGTGTCTACCACTCTTCTCGTTCTCACGTCCACCGGCCATCCTGTGTTGCTGTGGAGATGGAGAGACTCGACTCTATGACCCTGGAGAGGAAGATCGGGAAGTCCATCCTGGGGAAA GTCCACATGGCGATGGTGAATTACCACGAGGGTGGTCGGTTCTGTGAAAAGGAGGAGCAGTGGGACCAGGACTCAGCCATGTACCACCTGGAGACAGCAGCCATGTGTGGGGAACTAGAGGCTATCGTTGCACTGGGACAGTGTTACCTACAGCTGCCACACCATATACTGTCAGAGATGGAGCTAGgg GACAACTCAGGGAGCCGTATGAAGGGTTTTAAGTTCCTGCTGCAGGCTGCTGAGGCAGGAGACAGACCCTGTATGATCCTGGTGGCCAGGGCCTTCGACACCGGCATCAACCTCTCACCAGAGAG GTCCCAGGACTGGAAGGAGGCGGTGAGCTGGTACGACTGTGCCCTGAACATGACGGACTATGACGAGGGGGGCGAGTTTGACGGCATGCAGGACAAGCCTCCCTACCTGCTGCTGGCCAGAGAGGCTGAGATGTACCAGGAGGGGGGCCATGGCCTGGACCGAGACCCACAGAGAGCAG GTGATCTGTTCACACAGGCAGCAGATGCAGCCATGGAAGCGATGAAAGGCCGACTGGCCAACCAGTACTATATGAAAGCAGAGGAGGCCTGGGGCatgatggaggaagaggagtag